From Aspergillus fumigatus Af293 chromosome 5, whole genome shotgun sequence, a single genomic window includes:
- a CDS encoding glycoside hydrolase family 95 protein, with protein sequence MWLTPVLAVLAALSPTIAISFNPSTYTWYTSPAADFASTLPIGNGRLAAAIWGGAVDNITVNENSIWSGPFQDRVNPNAYEGFTDSRAMLEAGNLSSANDVVLREMVSIPSSPREYHPLGPLKLDFGHEASSLHNYTRFLDLGTGVAGVRYHVGDVVYSREYVASHPDGVLAVRLRASKDSALNVVVSLERNRYVESLTAVSSKGMGTLTLKANSGQNTDPIRFTSQARVVSREGRITTNGTSVVVTGASTVDIFFDTQTSYRYPDETERDSAVKKQLDAAVKLIYPAVKQAATSDYQSLSGRVKLDLGSSGSAGNQPTDIRLTNYKTNPNGDPELVTLMFNFGRHSLIASSREGSSSALPANLQGIWNQDYSPAWGGKYTVDVNLEMNYWHAQVTNLADTFEPVIDLMDKVLPHGQAVARKMYHCDTGYILHHNTDLWGDAAPVDNGTKWTMWPMGSAWLSMNLMDQYRFTQDKTLLRERIWPLLKSAADFYYCYLFEFEGYYTSGPSISPENAFRIPEDMTIAGKSTGIDLAPTMDNLLLHELFLAVIETCKALDITGEDLANAQKYISRIRQPQIGSYGQILEWRREYQETELGHRHMSPILGLYPGSQMTPLVNQTLANAAKVLLDHRITSGSGSTGWSRAWTMSLYARLFDGNSVWHHAQYFLQNYPTDNLWNTDYGPGSAFQIDGNFGFAAGIAEMLLQSHAVVHLLPALPDAVPDGRVSGLVARGNFVVDMEWSNGELKSAKIESRNGGVLALRVQDGRPFTVNGEEYKEQIQTVAGKSYTVRLN encoded by the exons ATGTGGCTCACTCCCGTACTGGCAGTCCTTGCTGCCCTCTCTCCGACGATCGCCATCTCATTCAATCCCTCGACATACACCTGGTACACCAGCCCAGCCGCGGACTTTGCCTCCACCCTCCCAATCGGCAATGGGCGTCTCGCAGCCGCAATCTGGGGCGGCGCAGTTGACAACATCACCGTGAACGAGAACTCCATCTGGAGTGGCCCCTTCCAGGACCGCGTGAATCCAAACGCGTATGAGGGGTTCACGGACTCACGGGCTATGCTTGAGGCGGGCAATCTCAGTTCCGCCAATGACGTTGTGCTACGGGAGATGGTGAGTATTCCGAGCAGTCCGAGGGAGTACCACCCGCTGGGACCGTTGAAATTGGATTTCGGGCACGAGGCAAGTAGTCTACACAATTATACGCGCTTTTTAGATCTGGGTACCGGCGTGGCGGGTGTGAGGTACCACGTTGGGGATGTAGTGTATAG TCGGGAGTATGTTGCTAGTCATCCTGATGGAGTGTTGGCTGTTCGGCTTCGAGCAAGCAAGGACAGTGCTTTGAAtgtggtggtttcgctggAGAGAAATAGATATGTGGAGAGCTTGACTGCCGTAAGCAGTAAGGGCATGGGTACTTTGACTCTGAAGGCGAATAGTGGGCAGAATACGGATCCTATTAGGTTTACCTCGCAGGCGAGGGTGGTGTCCCGTGAAG GTCGAATCACCACCAACGGAACGTCGGTTGTGGTCACTGGTGCCTCGACTGTGGATATATTCTTTGACACCCAGACATCCTACAGATATCCCGATGAGACCGAGCGAGATTCGGCAGTCAAGAAACAGCTAGATGCTGCAGTAAAATTAATTTACCCAGCAGTGAAGCAAGCTGCAACCTCAGATTACCAGTCTCTTTCTGGCCGCGTCAAACTGGACCTGGGTTCGTCGGGATCCGCGGGAAATCAGCCCACGGACATCAGACTCACGAACTACAAAACCAATCCCAACGGGGACCCCGAGTTAGTGACCTTGATGTTCAACTTTGGTCGACACTCCCTCATCGCATCTTCCCGCGAAGGATCGTCATCCGCTCTTCCCGCCAACCTTCAGGGTATCTGGAACCAGGATTACTCGCCCGCCTGGGGAGGCAAATACACCGTCGACGTCAACCTGGAGATGAACTACTGGCATGCACAGGTCACCAATCTTGCAGACACATTTGAGCCCGTCATTGATCTGATGGACAAAGTTCTCCCACACGGACAGGCCGTCGCCAGGAAAATGTACCACTGCGACACGGGGTATATCCTGCACCACAACACCGATCTGTGGGGAGATGCGGCTCCCGTCGACAATGGAACAAAGTGGACCATGTGGCCGATGGGGAGTGCCTGGTTGTCGATGAACCTGATGGACCAATACCGCTTCACGCAAGACAAGACGCTCTTGCGAGAGCGGATCTGGCCGCTCCTCAAAAGCGCAGCCGATTTCTACTACTGCTACCTCTTCGAATTTGAAGGCTACTACACTAGCGGTCCCTCGATCTCGCCGGAGAACGCATTCAGAATCCCCGAGGATATGACTATCGCGGGTAAATCCACAGGAATCGATCTTGCCCCCACAATGGACAACCTTCTACTCCATGAGCTTTTCCTCGCCGTAATCGAAACCTGCAAGGCCCTCGATATCACAGGTGAGGACCTGGCCAACGCTCAGAAATACATCTCTAGAATCCGACAGCCCCAAATTGGCTCCTACGGGCAGATTCTCGAGTGGCGACGGGAGTACCAGGAGACCGAACTAGGACATAGACACATGAGTCCCATCCTAGGCCTCTACCCCGGCTCACAGATGACCCCGCTCGTCAACCAGACCCTGGCAAACGCAGCCAaggtcctcctcgaccaccgCATCACctccggcagcggcagcacaGGCTGGTCACGCGCATGGACAATGAGTCTCTACGCGCGTCTCTTCGACGGCAACAGCGTCTGGCACCACGCACAGTACTTCCTGCAAAACTACCCAACCGACAACCTGTGGAATACGGATTACGGGCCCGGCAGTGCGTTCCAGATCGATGGCAATTTTGGCTTCGCGGCGGGAATCGCGGAGATGCTCCTGCAGAGCCATGCGGTGGTGCATCTCCTCCCGGCGCTGCCGGACGCTGTTCCGGATGGTCGTGTGAGTGGTCTGGTGGCGCGGGGGAATTTCGTCGTTGATATGGAATGGAGCAATGGGGAGTTGAAATCTGCCAAGATTGAGTCGAGGAACGGAGGGGTGCTGGCTCTGAGGGTGCAAGATGGGAGGCCGTTTACTGTGAACGGGGAGGAGTATAAGGAGCAAATTCAGACTGTTGCGGGAAAGTCCTATACAGTCAGGTTGAATTGA
- a CDS encoding putative RAN small monomeric GTPase (Ran), with protein sequence MTKDTRTFNVLLVGNSGVGKTAFLHRYLKKRFEHSPPVTANVEKHDVLLHTTVGPVRYEIWDVSGKQKPTVLASREFDDIDAAIIMFDLTDRVSYNNVPNWYKSLVNKDGMRLGRYIPICICGNKNDASMDAKLPPNAITFPKNKGTGYVEMSVMVLDNVHEPFLDLARQLLKNPTVWYKPRPDIGPIVLEFPTVRHQWSHQDNRSQYPKHEFEPRVLTKEVSPLASPPVIAADISAERPPAVIELPKKADASNGQLKFISSTNRVPNGLKSPVNGTISVLSETEPAVKGTAPVAKAEQTELHIVPTETHEPTREHHGSRNEHRESNNTLESLEKQPTPLKDESLFVLCIHCIRMVLIKCIQGTPLAQLSNDNPSFALITTACRACRHDSQKSQSDEVRMSPDLIRYTAMYECARKVAEDEVEVLTNKKSVAHISLDNLTDSIGRECQIQGISTSSDTLQRLRQIPRKDVLLGYVPGAFL encoded by the exons ATGACCAAGGATACCAGGACATTCAATGTGCTTCTGGTAGGAAACTCCGGCGTGGGCAAG ACGGCCTTCTTGCACCGATATCTCAAAAAGAGATTCGAGCATTCACCACCGGTAACGGCTAACGTTGAGAAACATGATGTCCTTCTACACACG ACCGTCGGCCCGGTGAGGTATGAGATCTGGGATGTCAGCGGCAAGCAGAAACCCACTGTTCTGGCTTCGAGGGAATTCGATGACATCGATGCCGCGATCATCATGTTCGATCTGACTGATCGGGTTTCGTACAACAATGTGCCCAATTGGTATA AGAGCCTCGTAAACAAGGACGGCATGCGCCTTGGGAGGTATATTCCCATTTGCATCTGTGGGAACAAAAATGATGCCTCGATGGATGCCAAACTACCACCAAATGCAATCACCTTTCCCAAGAACAAAGGAACGGGCTATGTGGAGATGTCTGTCATGGTTCTGGACAACGTACATGAACCGTTTCTTGATCTTGCGAGgcagctgctgaagaatCCTACCGTG TGGTATAAACCACGGCCTGACATTGGCCCGATAGTGTTGGAATTTCCGACGGTTCGGCACCAATGGTCGCACCAGGACAATAGATCCCAATATCCTAAGCATGAGTTTGAACCCCGGGTTCTGACCAAAGAGGTATCACCACTTGCATCACCACCAGTAATAGCAGCAGATATCTCAGCTGAAAGGCCTCCGGCTGTCATCGAGTTGCCCAAGAAGGCGGATGCATCCAACGGGCAGCTGAAGTTCATCAGCTCTACGAACAGAGTCCCAAATGGTCTCAAGTCGCCTGTCAATGGGACTATCTCAGTTCTCAGTGAGACAGAACCAGCAGTCAAGGGCACTGCCCCAGTGGCAAAAGCAGAACAGACAGAGCTGCATATTGTGCCTACCGAAACGCACGAACCAACCAGGGAGCACCACGGATCAAGAAATGAGCATCGCGAGTCCAACAACACACTCGAATCTCTAGAAAAGCAACCCACCCCACTCAAAGACGAAAGCCTCTTCGTCCTGTGCATCCACTGCATCCGAATGGTCCTCATCAAGTGCATCCAGGGAACACCGCTAGCTCAACTATCAAACGACAACCCGTCCTTTGCCCTCATCACGACAGCATGCCGCGCCTGCCGCCACGACTCGCAAAAATCCCAGTCGGACGAAGTGCGCATGTCTCCCGATCTGATTCGGTATACGGCCATGTATGAGTGTGCGCGCAAGGTGGCCGAGGACGAAGTGGAGGTGCTCACGAACAAGAAGAGCGTTGCGCATATCTCTCTGGACAATTTGACTGACAGTATTGGCCGCGAGTGCCAGATCCAAGGGATCTCGACGAGTTCGGATACACTGCAGCGGTTACGGCAGATTCCGAGGAAGGACGTGTTATTGGGGTATGTGCCGGGGGCGTTCCTTTAG
- the sym1 gene encoding Mpv17/PMP22 family protein, giving the protein MFQWYQRSLIQRPLLTQSLTTACLFAVGDSLAQQAVEKRGIAQHDVARTGRMAFYGGGNVQPFPYKLPLLTVVAVFGPLATKWFQVLQRRINLPSAQRTVVGRVAADQLLFAPTMIGVFLSSMSVLEGGSLSEKLERSYWPALKANWTVWPFLQLVNFALVPLQFRVLTVNVLNIGWNCFLSLSNNVGSQDVPLVA; this is encoded by the exons ATGTTTCAATG GTACCAGCGAAGTTTGATCCAGCGTCCTTTGCTGACGCAGAGCTTGACGACTGCG TGTCTTTTCGCCGTTGGAGATAGCCTCGCCCAACAAGCCGTGGAGAAAAGGGGTATCGCTCAGCATGATGTGGCCCGTACGGGACGAATGGCTTTTTATGGGGGAGGTAACGTTCAACCCTTCCCTTACAAGTTACCGTTGCTAACGGTGGTAGCTGTTTTCGGTCCCCTGGCCACAAAGTGGTTCCAGGTCCTGCAGAGGCGTATCAATCTGCCCTCTGCACAACGGACCGTCGTTGGCCGCGTCGCAGCCGACCAGTTACTATTCGCTCCCACCATGATCGGAGTCTTTCTGTCCAGCATGTCCGTCTTGGAAGGCGGGAGTCTCAGTGAAAAGTTGGAGAGATCGTACTGGCCAGCGCTGAAAGCGAACTGGACAGTGTGGCCGTTCCTGCAGCTGGTGAACTTTGCGCTTGTGCCGCTGCAGTTCCGTGTGCTTACAGTCAATGTGTTGAATATTG GATGGAActgcttcttgagcttgTCGAATAATGTTGGCTCGCAGGATGTGCCTCTTGTTGCTTGA
- the cp6 gene encoding uncharacterized protein, whose product MWCQKWLFAFLVAGAGAAPASTAKDSISSVVKNGVKYTVFEHAATGARMEFVKNSGICETTPGVNQYSGYLSVGDNMNMWFWFFEARNNPKQAPLAAWFNGGPGCSSMIGLFQENGPCHFVNGEDTPSLNKYSWNNYANMLYIDQPIGVGFSYGTNDVTSTETAAPYVWKLLQAFYAQFPEYESRDFGIFTESYGGHYGPEFASYIQEQNAAIKAGTVSGENINLVALGVNNGWTDSAIQEKAYIEYSYNNTYKQLINSSDRTRLLSVYNSQCLPAIQKCAKTGTNADCRNADSVCYSNIEGPISESGDFDVYDIRQPQNDPFPPQTYSTYLANPNVVKAIGARTKYQECPNGPYNKFSQTGDTDDVDPRSFLATLSDVVKSGINVIVWAGDADWICNWLGNYEVANAVDFPGQSKFTAKDLAPYTVNGVEKGTFKSVDNFSFLRVYEAGHEVPYYRESFLTSQPETALQVFQQILQKKPIFST is encoded by the exons ATGTGGTGTCAAAAGTGGTTATTCGCTTTCTTGGTAGCAGGGGCCGGCGCTGCCCCGGCCAGCACGGCCAAAGACAGTATCTCGTCAGTTGTTAAGAATGGCGTCAAGTATACTGTCTTTGAACACGCTGCGACCGGCGCCAGGATGGAGTTTGTCAAGAACTCGGGGATCTGTGAGACTACTCCTGGGGTGAATCAGTACTCTGGATATCTCTCCGTCGGGGATAACATGAACATGTGGTTCTG GTTCTTCGAGGCCCGAAACAACCCCAAACAGGCTCCCCTCGCTGCCTGGTTCAACGGTGGCCCCGGTTGCTCCTCCATGATCGGTCTGTTCCAGGAGAACGGCCCTTGCCACTTTGTCAACGGCGAAGATACCCCCTCGCTGAACAAGTACAGCTGGAACAACTACGCCAACATGCTGTATATTGACCAGCCCATCGGCGTGGGGTTCTCCTACGGCACAAACGACGTAACCAGCACGGAGACTGCTGCTCCCTATGTGTGGAAGTTGCTGCAGGCCTTTTATGCACAGTTCCCGGAATACGAGAGCCGTGACTTTGGCATCTTCACCGAG TCCTACGGTGGACACTATGGCCCCGAATTCGCGTCGTATATTCAGGAGCAAAACGCCGCCATCAAAGCCGGAACGGTATCTGGCGAAAACATCAACCTGGTCGCACTGGGAGTCAACAACGGCTGGACCGACTCGGCCATCCAAGAAAAGGCGTATATCGAGTACAGCTACAACAACACCTACAAACAGCTTATCAACTCGTCCGATCGCACGCGTCTGCTGAGCGTCTACAACAGCCAATGTCTGCCAGCGATCCAGAAATGCGCCAAGACAGGCACCAACGCCGACTGCAGAAACGCCGACAGCGTCTGCTACTCCAATATTGAGGGGCCGATCAGCGAGTCTGGTGACTTTGACGTGTATGATATCCGCCAGCCGCAAAACGACCCTTTTCCGCCTCAGACGTACTCCACCTACCTCGCCAATCCCAACGTTGTCAAAGCCATTGGCGCGCGTACGAAATACCAGGAATGTCCAAACGGACCGTACAACAAGTTTTCGCAAACGGGAGATA CTGACGACGTAGACCCTCGCTCGTTCCTGGCCACTCTCTCCGACGTGGTCAAGTCCggcatcaatgtcatcgTATGGGCCGGCGACGCCGACTGGATCTGCaactggctgggcaactacGAGGTGGCCAATGCGGTTGATTTCCCCGGACAGTCGAAGTTCACGGCGAAGGATCTGGCGCCGTACACGGTTAATGGCGTGGAGAAGGGCACGTTCAAATCTGTCGACAACTTCTCGTTCCTGAGGGTATACGAGGCCGGACACGAGGTTCCTTACTACCGTGAGTCCTTCCTGACATCGC AACCCGAAACCGCGCTTCAGGTCTTCCAGCAGATCCTTCAGAAGAAGCCCATCTTCTCAACTTAG